From a region of the Lactuca sativa cultivar Salinas chromosome 4, Lsat_Salinas_v11, whole genome shotgun sequence genome:
- the LOC111882030 gene encoding uncharacterized protein LOC111882030, whose protein sequence is MLIGGKCASKVINLIAPQLENLTIYHCIIKLLNAPSILSSLCYTGFPHPQLFKDCFHSLNEVTICWLKMPYKKEDALKTIHMLQKLHSARYVTLDAYIVECISSFPDLLLHHSSPFTNLICLTIDSSMRMDVKMSIEARNFLIENSPSATLIMK, encoded by the exons ATGCTTATCGGTGGGAAATGTGCTTCAAAAGTCATCAATCTGATTGCACCTCAGCTTGAGAATCTCACAATATATCATTGCATCATCAAGCTCTTGAATGCTCCATCAATTCTTTCATCTTTGTGTTACACGGGTTTTCCGCATCCACAATTGTTCAAAGATTGTTTCCATTCTCTAAATGAAGTGACTATATGTTGGTTAAAAATGCCATATAAGAAGGAAGATGCTCTCAAAACTATTCACATGCTTCAGAAGCTCCATAGTGCCAGATATGTTACACTTGATGCTTACATTGTTGAG TGTATTTCATCATTTCCGGATTTATTATTGCACCATTCTTCACCTTTTACCAATTTGATTTGCCTGACTATAGACTCCAGCATGCGTATGGATGTAAAAATGTCTATTGAAGCTAGAAACTTCTTGATTGAGAACTCTCCAAGTGCCACTTTAATCATGAAATGA